The Nitrospirota bacterium nucleotide sequence GCGCTTGTGCCGCCAACTGTCCTTCCCCTCCGTGTCCAGGTCGAACCCGTGGCCCGCGTGCTTGATCGTGGCCACGCGGTAGCCGGCCTGCACGAGCTCGGGGATCAACCGTTCGATCAACGTGGTCTTGCCGCTGTTCGAGCGGCCGACGAAGCAGAGGATGGGAATGGGAGCCGGCATGGTTATAAACCTGTCATTCTTCTCAATACCTGCTGAGGACGTGGACGGTGACCGTGTCGCCCGGATTCAGCCGCTCGACGGCCTCCGGCACGTCGATCAGGCAGTTGGCCTTCACCATCGAAGTCAGGATGCCGGACCCCTGGTCGCCCGTCGTGCGGACGGTCAGAACGTCGCCCTCCTTCTTCAGGATGCCCCGCAGGAAGTGGCGCCGGTCGTTCCGCTTCGAGAATTTTTCCTGGAAGGCCGCCTGCATGACCGGGCGGCCGTAGCTGCGGTGTCCGGACATCTTGAGCATGGCCGGCCGCACCAGCATCTCGAACGTGACCATCGAGGAGACCGGATTGCCCGGCAGGCCGAAGGCCAGCTTGCCCTGGATCTTCCCGAAGGCCAGCGGCTGTCCTGGCCGGATCGCGAGCTTCCAGAAGTTCATCTCGGCGCCCAGCTCCTTGAAGACCGCCTTGGTGAAGTCGTAGTCGCCCATCGAGACGCCGCCGGAGAGCACGAGGATGTCGGCGTTCAGCCCGTGCGCGATCTTTTCTTTCAACGCCGCCGGCTGGTCCTTGGCGATGCCGAGCAGGATCGGGATGCCGCCCGCCTCCTGCACGGCCGCAGCGAGCCCGTAGCTGTTCGAGTTGACGATCTTGTCTTCGTCGAGCCGCTCGTCCAGGTCGGCCAGCTCGTCGCCGGTGGAGAGGATCGCCACCCGGGGCCGCTGGTGGGCCACCACGAAGGATTTGGCCAGGATGGCCAGCATCCCCACCTCGGCCGGCCGGAGCTGGGTGCCTTTGGCGATGATGCAGTCGCCCTTGCGGACGTCCTCCCCCTGGGGCCGGATGTTCGCGCCCCGCTCCACCTCCTTGAAGACCTTCACCGACTCGGGGGTGCACTCGGTGTCCTCGACCTTGATTACGGTGTCGGCGCCCTTGGGGACCGGCGCGCCGGTCATGATCCGGATCGCCTGGCCCGGCCCGACCGTCTTGGCGGCCATCTTGCCGGCCGGCACGTCCTCGATGACCGTGAGGACCTTCGGCTTGGTGATCGCGTGCTCCTGCCGGATGTCCTCCCAGCGGACCGCGAAGCCGTCCATGGCGGAGTTGTCCCAGGGCGGATTGTCCCGCGGGGCGATCACATCCTCGCCCAGCACCCGGCCGATCGCTTCCATCAGCCCGACCTTTTCCAGGCCCAGCACCGGCGTGGCGGCCAGGACCGTCTTCTGTGCGTCCTGTAACGGCGTCAAGTCTTGCATATAAATTCCCCGGCTAGGGGCGCGAGAGGCTAGAGGCAATGGGGGAAGCCGACCCCTTTCCTCAACCTCTCGCCCATTGCCTCGTGCCTCGCGCCTGTCACAGGCTCAGTTCCGTTTCGGCGCGATTTTCAGGAGCGACCCGCTCTTCTTGCAGAAGGCCTCGACCTTGTTCGCGATCTCGTGGTAGGCGTCGGCGGTGGGCGTGTCCGAGTAGAACATCGCGAAGGGCTCTCCCGCGTCGCACTGGGTGACCACCTCCGGGTCCAGCGGGATGCGGCCCAGGAACGGCACGCCCATGTCCAGCGCGGAGGCCTCGCCGCCGCCCTTCCGGAATACCTCGATGTGCTTCCCGCAATGGGGGCAATCCAGCCCGCTCATGTTCTCCACGATCCCGATGATCGGAATCTCGCTGTCCTTGGCGAACGTGACGGACTTGCGCGAGTCCAGCAGCGCCACCTCCTGCGGGGTCGTCACGATCACGCAGCCGCTCACGTTCCCGATCAGGTCGATGGTCGTCACCGACTCGTTCCCGGTCCCCGGAGGCAGGTCGATGAGCAGGAAGTCCAGGTCCTGCCATTCCACCCCGCCCAGGAGCTGGTTGATGAACTCGTACTTGTAAGCGTCGCGCCAGATGATCGGATCGTCGGAGTTCTGGAGCAAAAAAGACATCGAGGCGATCTTGAGGTTGTAGGTCTGGAACGGGATGATCCCGCCCGAGGTGCTGATCTTGAGCTTCTGCCCCTCCGCCCCGACCATCTTCGGGATGTTGGGCCCGTGGATGTCCATGTCGCAGATACCGACCTCGTGGCCTTTGAGCGCCAGGCTCACGGCGAGGTTGGTGGTGACCGTGCTCTTCCCCACCCCGCCCTTGTTGCTCATGACGAGCACCTTGTACTGGATGCGCTCCATGCGCTTGGCGACCAGCCAGCGGCTGTGCCCTTCCTTGTCCTTTTGGCAGGTCTCGGTCTCGTCGCAGATCGCGCAGGCCCACAGGTAGGTGCAGACGTCCCCGCTGCCGGAGCCCGGTTGCTGGATGATGTTCAGTTCCTTCGCCACGTCAAACTCCCCGTGATCGGTGATAGGTGATCGGTGCGCAGCGACGAACGAAGCAGAGGCCTTGCTCTTTGGTCTTGCCACCCATCACTCATCACCCATGACCCTTCACCGCCTTCATTTTCTCCACCGTATGCTCCAGCACCGGCAGGACGACCGCCAGGTTCTCCTTGGCACCCCTGGGACTGCCAGGCAGGTTGACGATCAGCGTCTCGCCCCGGATGCCGGCGGTCCCGCGGGAGAGCATGGCCGTCCGGACCTTCTTCAGGCTCTCCTGCCGCATCGCCTCCCCGATGCCAGGGACCTCCTTCTCGATCACGTCGCGCGTCGCCTCCGGCGCCCAGTCGGTGGGACGGACGCCCGTGCCGCCCACCGTCAGGATCACGTCCGGCCGGAGCTCCCCGCACCAGTGGACCAGCCCGTTCCGGATCTCCTTCCGGTCGTCCGGAACCACCCGGTAAGCCAGCACCTCGCCGGGCAGGTCGCGGACCATCTGCTCCAGCACTTCGCGCTCCTGGTCGGGCTCGGCGCCGGTCGCGATCTTGCTGCTGACCACGAGGACCGCCACCCGGATCATCGGGAAGCCGACACCGAGTCAGCGCCGCCGGCCGCCGGTCTGCACGCCCACATACTCGCTCTCGCCGGCCACCGCCGGCTGGGCTACGACCGACCGGGCGACGCTCGCGGCCGTCGCCGCCGCCCCGCCCTCGGCCGGCGCGGTCGCCCGGGTCTTCTTCTTGCTGAAGAAACCGGCGCTCACGATCCCGACTTCATAGAAGACGTACATCGGGAGCGCCATCAGACACTGGTTGAAGGGGTCCGGCGTCGGAGTCAGGATCGCGGCGACCAGGAACGCTCCCAGGAAGGCCCATTTCCGGTAGCGCTTGAGGAACGGCGCATCCACCCACCCCAGCTTGGCCATCAACGTGATGGCCAGCGGGACCTCGAAGATCAGCCCGAAGATCAGCAGGAACCAGAGGGCAAAGCCGACGTATTGCGCGATCGAGAGCTGCGGGATGAACCCGGCGTTGACCCCGTAGGAGATCAGGAAATTCAGCGCGAACGGCAGGACGAAGAAAAACGAGAACAGGATCCCGGCGTAGAACGCCGCCGTGCTGATCAGCACGAACGGCCCGACGAACCGCCGCTCGTGCACGTGGAGCCCCGGCACCACGAACTGCCAGGTCTCCCACAACACGTACGGAGTCGAAAGGACCAGCGCGAAGAGGCCGGCCACCTTGACGTTCTGCCACAGGGCCTCGGCCGGAGCCAGGAAGACGAACGGGATCAACGGCAGGTCGGTCGGCTCCCAGGCTAGTTGGCCCGGGATGAACATGTTCTGGAGGGGCACCCGGAGCCACTGCACCAGCTCGTCGGCGAAGAAGAACGTCCCGACGAAGACCAGCCCCACGACCACGACCGCCCGGGTGAGCCGGACCTGGAGCTCCACGAGGTGCTCCATGACCGGCATCTTCTTGTCCTCGAGGGGCGTGAAGACCGAATCCTGGAGCCACTTCTTGATCTTCGAGGTGTCCATCGGCGCGACAGCGATCAGCCTTCAGCCTTGAGCAATCAGAACCTCTGCGGCTGAATGCTGACGGCTCCCGGTTATTTCGGATTCACCGCCACGAACAGGTTGTTGCCCTGCCGGCTGAGCAGGAGGACCGCCATCTCTTCCTTTTTGATCTTGGCCGCGGCCTTCTGATAGTCCTCCAGGCTCTTGATCACCTCGTGGTTGATCTCCTGGATCACGTCGCCCCGCTGGAGGCCGGCCGCTTCCGCCGGGGTCCCCGGCTCCACCTGGCTGATCACCACGCCCGAGACCTTGCCCGGCACGTTCAACTGGCTTTGCGTCTCCGGCGTCAGCGGCTGGACGCGCAAGGCCGCCAACACGTTGTCCGGGGGCTTCACCTGCGGCTCCGAGGGAGCCGGCGCCGCCGGCTCGCGGCGCGCGAGCATCTCGTCGGAGGGCCGCTCGGCGATCTTGACCGTGACGATCTGTTCCTGGCCGCTGCGCAGCACCTTCACCTTCGCGTCGCGGCCGACCGTCGTGCGCGCGACCATGTTCCGGAGCTGGCTGACGTTCTGGACCTCGCGGTCGTTGAACCCGATGATCACGTCGCCCCGCTTGAGGCCGGCGGTGAACGACGGGCCGTTCTCGTTCACGTCGCTGACGAGCACGCCCTTGCGCTGCTCGGGAATCTTGAAGGACTTGGCCAGCGCGGGCGTGATCTCCTGGATCGCGATCCCCATCCACCCGCGGACGACCTTGCCGGACTTGATCAGGCTGTCGGCGATGTCCAGCGCGATGCTGCTGGGAATCGCGAAGCCGATGCCCTCGGAGCCGCCCGTCCGGGAGAAGATCGCGGTGTTGATCCCGAGCAGCTCGCCGTTCATGTTGACGAGCGCGCCGCCGGAGTTGCCCGGGTTGATCGCCGCGTCCGTCTGGATGAAGTCCTCGTAATCCGTGATCCCCACGTTGCCGCGGCCCAGCGCGCTGATGATGCCCAGGGTCACGGTCGAGCTCAGGCCGAACGGGCTTCCGACCGCCAGCACCAGGTCGCCGACCTGCACCTTCTCGTAGTCGGCCCACTTGAGCGACGGCAGGTTCTGCGCCTCGATCTTGACGACCGCGAGATCGGTCTTCGGGTCCGTGCCCACGACCTTGGCGGGGAACTCGCGCTTATCGCTCAGCGTCACCGTGATCTGGCTCGCGTTTTCGACGACGTGGTTGTTGGTGACGATGTAGCCCTGCGCGTCGATGATGACGCCGGAGCCGGCGCTCTGCTCAGGGCGGCCGGGCGGGCCGGGCATCGGCGGCGGAATGGGCGGCTCCATGCCGGGCGGCTCCTCACCCGGAGGTCCGCCGCCGGGCGGCTCCCCGAACGGCCCCGGCGGCAGCGGCCGGCGCCGCGGCCCGCCTTCCCGTCGCCCTTCCCCGCCGGTCACCGCGATGTTCACGACCGCAGGCGTGACCTTCTTGACGATCTCCGAAAAGCCCTGGGCCAGCGACGGGGGCACTGCGGCGTCCCCGACCGACGGC carries:
- a CDS encoding MogA/MoaB family molybdenum cofactor biosynthesis protein; translated protein: MIRVAVLVVSSKIATGAEPDQEREVLEQMVRDLPGEVLAYRVVPDDRKEIRNGLVHWCGELRPDVILTVGGTGVRPTDWAPEATRDVIEKEVPGIGEAMRQESLKKVRTAMLSRGTAGIRGETLIVNLPGSPRGAKENLAVVLPVLEHTVEKMKAVKGHG
- a CDS encoding Mrp/NBP35 family ATP-binding protein encodes the protein MAKELNIIQQPGSGSGDVCTYLWACAICDETETCQKDKEGHSRWLVAKRMERIQYKVLVMSNKGGVGKSTVTTNLAVSLALKGHEVGICDMDIHGPNIPKMVGAEGQKLKISTSGGIIPFQTYNLKIASMSFLLQNSDDPIIWRDAYKYEFINQLLGGVEWQDLDFLLIDLPPGTGNESVTTIDLIGNVSGCVIVTTPQEVALLDSRKSVTFAKDSEIPIIGIVENMSGLDCPHCGKHIEVFRKGGGEASALDMGVPFLGRIPLDPEVVTQCDAGEPFAMFYSDTPTADAYHEIANKVEAFCKKSGSLLKIAPKRN
- a CDS encoding Do family serine endopeptidase: MLTRERGDEGRWGRNGWLSVWLAGVLGVGLVAASCGLLPSVGDAAVPPSLAQGFSEIVKKVTPAVVNIAVTGGEGRREGGPRRRPLPPGPFGEPPGGGPPGEEPPGMEPPIPPPMPGPPGRPEQSAGSGVIIDAQGYIVTNNHVVENASQITVTLSDKREFPAKVVGTDPKTDLAVVKIEAQNLPSLKWADYEKVQVGDLVLAVGSPFGLSSTVTLGIISALGRGNVGITDYEDFIQTDAAINPGNSGGALVNMNGELLGINTAIFSRTGGSEGIGFAIPSSIALDIADSLIKSGKVVRGWMGIAIQEITPALAKSFKIPEQRKGVLVSDVNENGPSFTAGLKRGDVIIGFNDREVQNVSQLRNMVARTTVGRDAKVKVLRSGQEQIVTVKIAERPSDEMLARREPAAPAPSEPQVKPPDNVLAALRVQPLTPETQSQLNVPGKVSGVVISQVEPGTPAEAAGLQRGDVIQEINHEVIKSLEDYQKAAAKIKKEEMAVLLLSRQGNNLFVAVNPK
- the tatC gene encoding twin-arginine translocase subunit TatC — its product is MDTSKIKKWLQDSVFTPLEDKKMPVMEHLVELQVRLTRAVVVVGLVFVGTFFFADELVQWLRVPLQNMFIPGQLAWEPTDLPLIPFVFLAPAEALWQNVKVAGLFALVLSTPYVLWETWQFVVPGLHVHERRFVGPFVLISTAAFYAGILFSFFFVLPFALNFLISYGVNAGFIPQLSIAQYVGFALWFLLIFGLIFEVPLAITLMAKLGWVDAPFLKRYRKWAFLGAFLVAAILTPTPDPFNQCLMALPMYVFYEVGIVSAGFFSKKKTRATAPAEGGAAATAASVARSVVAQPAVAGESEYVGVQTGGRRR
- the glp gene encoding gephyrin-like molybdotransferase Glp — translated: MQDLTPLQDAQKTVLAATPVLGLEKVGLMEAIGRVLGEDVIAPRDNPPWDNSAMDGFAVRWEDIRQEHAITKPKVLTVIEDVPAGKMAAKTVGPGQAIRIMTGAPVPKGADTVIKVEDTECTPESVKVFKEVERGANIRPQGEDVRKGDCIIAKGTQLRPAEVGMLAILAKSFVVAHQRPRVAILSTGDELADLDERLDEDKIVNSNSYGLAAAVQEAGGIPILLGIAKDQPAALKEKIAHGLNADILVLSGGVSMGDYDFTKAVFKELGAEMNFWKLAIRPGQPLAFGKIQGKLAFGLPGNPVSSMVTFEMLVRPAMLKMSGHRSYGRPVMQAAFQEKFSKRNDRRHFLRGILKKEGDVLTVRTTGDQGSGILTSMVKANCLIDVPEAVERLNPGDTVTVHVLSRY